The following proteins come from a genomic window of Companilactobacillus pabuli:
- a CDS encoding dihydrolipoyl dehydrogenase family protein, which produces MSAKFDFDVLYIGAGHGTFDGAAPLAQTGVSVGVIESGLVGGTCPNRGCNAKITLDEPVKMTREAQRMGDILQGNISIDWAKNMEHKQEIIDVLPEGLTKRLEDAGAKVMHGHAKFVDNHTVAIDDNKKVTAEKIVISTGLKPHRLDIPGTELAQDSEDFLNLTELPKHITIIGSGYIGMEFATIANEAGSKVTVMLHSDKILRAFYQPYVEQVVADLKKRGVQFIKNSNVQSFEQENDSYLIHYGQDETLTTDWILDATGRIPNVDNLGLDEIGVKYDKTGVLVNDYLQTNIENIYASGDVISSNQPKVTPAAYFESKYLMSLFSGQTTDPIKFPVIPTVVFTSPRIAQAGISVDEGKKKGYQISENDLANYWYYIVDKEPIAHSTQIHDKEGHLVGVTEVSDQAEDAINALLPAIEFKFDRQQVSRLIGLFPTIGYAAWHRA; this is translated from the coding sequence ATGTCAGCAAAATTTGATTTTGACGTACTTTATATTGGAGCAGGTCATGGTACTTTTGATGGAGCGGCTCCCTTGGCTCAAACAGGAGTTTCTGTCGGAGTTATCGAAAGTGGACTAGTCGGAGGAACTTGCCCAAATCGAGGTTGTAACGCTAAGATAACGCTTGATGAACCGGTTAAAATGACTCGTGAAGCTCAAAGAATGGGTGATATTTTACAAGGAAATATTTCCATTGATTGGGCTAAAAACATGGAACATAAACAAGAAATTATTGATGTTTTGCCAGAAGGATTGACAAAACGTTTGGAAGACGCCGGTGCTAAGGTTATGCACGGTCATGCTAAATTTGTCGATAATCATACTGTTGCTATTGATGATAATAAGAAAGTTACAGCTGAAAAGATTGTTATTTCAACAGGCTTGAAACCACATCGTCTCGATATTCCTGGAACTGAATTAGCACAAGATAGTGAAGATTTCTTGAATTTGACTGAATTGCCAAAGCATATCACGATTATTGGTTCAGGTTATATCGGAATGGAATTTGCCACAATCGCTAATGAAGCTGGTTCAAAAGTTACAGTGATGTTGCATTCTGATAAGATTCTAAGAGCTTTTTACCAACCATATGTTGAACAAGTAGTTGCTGATTTGAAAAAACGTGGTGTTCAATTTATCAAGAATAGTAATGTTCAATCTTTTGAACAAGAAAATGACAGTTATTTAATTCACTATGGTCAAGATGAAACTTTAACTACTGATTGGATTTTGGATGCTACTGGAAGAATTCCTAATGTTGATAATTTAGGTTTGGATGAAATTGGTGTTAAATACGATAAGACTGGTGTTTTGGTAAATGATTATTTACAGACTAATATCGAAAATATTTATGCTTCTGGGGATGTTATCTCAAGTAATCAACCAAAAGTAACTCCAGCCGCTTACTTTGAATCTAAGTATTTGATGTCTCTATTCTCAGGACAAACTACTGATCCAATCAAATTCCCAGTAATCCCAACAGTGGTCTTCACTTCTCCAAGAATTGCTCAAGCTGGAATTTCAGTTGATGAAGGTAAGAAGAAAGGTTATCAAATCAGCGAAAATGATTTAGCTAACTACTGGTATTATATTGTTGACAAAGAACCAATCGCCCACAGTACTCAAATTCATGACAAAGAAGGTCATTTAGTTGGTGTCACAGAAGTTAGTGACCAAGCTGAAGATGCTATCAATGCCTTATTGCCAGCGATTGAATTTAAGTTCGATCGTCAACAAGTTAGCCGCTTAATTGGATTATTCCCAACAATTGGTTATGCTGCTTGGCATCGTGCTTAG
- a CDS encoding MATE family efflux transporter, which yields MIDLTRGRPMKVIFLYTIPLLLGNFFQQFYSFIDTLIVGKTISVNALASVGATGGLTGLIIGFAQGMTSGLTILTAQKHGAHDEQGVRQSFASGIIISFWITIIFTLLALALAYPLLVVMQTPKVLIRDSFIFLEIIFAGIFSFVGFDFLGNTMRALGDSRVPLFFLIISTVLNILLELVFILYLHMGVAGAGLATVVAQTITFIILYFYIRHHIPYLILTRKDFKIDKAEIKELLHISLPMGFQSSIIAIGSIILQVMLNTLGANAVAAYTVAGRVEQIATLPAFSFGLALVNYTAQNLGAKKFQRILRGVRDGIIISVSSSLVIGGLLIVFGRAISHLFMNGSQNAVLNLVQIYYYFNGSTYFILSILFIVRYTLQGLGNQKAPTIAGIAELLMRVFAGIVLVHFFGFYGAAMANPLAWSGSVLVLVSTWNIQIKKLKNMSNLLGENI from the coding sequence ATGATAGATCTGACTCGTGGAAGACCTATGAAAGTCATTTTTCTGTATACAATTCCTTTACTACTAGGTAACTTTTTCCAACAATTTTATAGTTTCATTGATACTTTAATCGTTGGGAAAACAATCAGTGTTAATGCTTTAGCTAGTGTTGGTGCTACTGGTGGTTTGACTGGTTTAATCATTGGCTTTGCCCAAGGCATGACCAGTGGTTTAACCATCCTAACGGCACAAAAACATGGTGCTCACGATGAGCAAGGTGTAAGACAGAGTTTTGCTTCTGGAATAATTATCTCTTTCTGGATCACAATTATTTTTACTTTGTTGGCCTTAGCCCTCGCCTATCCACTGTTAGTTGTTATGCAGACACCTAAAGTTTTAATTCGTGATTCATTTATCTTCTTGGAAATTATTTTTGCAGGAATATTTTCTTTCGTTGGGTTCGATTTTTTAGGTAATACAATGCGGGCACTCGGTGATTCACGTGTACCATTATTTTTCTTGATCATCAGTACCGTTTTAAACATTTTATTAGAATTAGTCTTCATTCTATATTTGCATATGGGTGTAGCTGGTGCTGGATTAGCAACCGTAGTCGCACAGACGATTACATTTATAATTCTTTATTTCTACATTCGTCATCACATTCCTTATTTGATTTTGACGCGAAAAGATTTCAAAATCGACAAAGCAGAAATCAAAGAGTTACTCCACATTAGTTTACCAATGGGATTTCAATCTTCTATCATTGCCATTGGTTCCATCATCTTGCAAGTAATGTTGAATACTCTAGGCGCTAATGCCGTTGCAGCCTATACTGTTGCTGGACGTGTTGAACAAATTGCCACTTTGCCAGCCTTCAGTTTTGGCTTAGCTTTAGTCAACTACACAGCCCAAAATCTCGGTGCTAAGAAATTCCAAAGAATCTTACGTGGCGTTCGTGATGGTATCATTATTTCTGTTTCTTCCAGTCTTGTGATTGGTGGTCTCTTGATCGTTTTTGGACGTGCCATCTCGCACCTATTCATGAATGGTTCTCAAAATGCCGTTTTAAATTTGGTTCAAATCTACTATTACTTCAACGGTTCGACTTACTTTATTTTGTCGATACTATTCATCGTTAGATATACACTTCAAGGTTTGGGCAATCAAAAAGCTCCTACTATTGCCGGAATTGCTGAACTATTGATGCGGGTCTTCGCCGGAATCGTTTTAGTTCACTTCTTTGGTTTCTATGGAGCTGCCATGGCCAATCCATTAGCTTGGAGTGGATCAGTTCTAGTTTTAGTAAGTACGTGGAATATTCAAATTAAAAAGCTCAAGAATATGAGTAATCTTCTCGGTGAAAATATTTAA
- a CDS encoding alpha/beta hydrolase fold domain-containing protein, which translates to MIKNNYNVELERLNQIQSVDIPHLKRVQMIVKDRVDAHSYDPIIFDHLKQLPDDPDLPDDLTQLRDGNNHNIVQNPYPNITVENNFTYELGRKVRYLKIFRDNVSSNKALVYMHGGAFYGGTPEDTLPFLSFLATKFAGVIYSVDYGIAPEKPYPNGIMDSLSVVAEVHKSFEKISLAGDSAGGAIALGVSQLCHNLGLCEIEKHVLFYPTVVHGSNHQGCFWNDHEIPIKEDQKRILHNNYTQFKQLDSIMTKYYVNGQNIDLEAPIISPLYAQPLIFKKVLMLTGEFDPFRLQDEAFVQKIGLAGCDAKYIRYGGLGHAFLNYIGKVPAVEDALNMTAQYLNEDK; encoded by the coding sequence ATGATAAAGAATAATTATAACGTAGAACTTGAACGACTAAATCAAATTCAATCTGTTGATATACCACATTTGAAGAGAGTCCAAATGATAGTTAAAGATCGAGTGGATGCACATTCTTATGACCCAATAATTTTTGATCACTTGAAACAATTACCGGATGATCCAGATTTACCAGATGATTTGACGCAATTACGTGATGGCAATAATCACAATATCGTCCAAAATCCTTATCCTAATATTACTGTAGAAAATAATTTTACTTACGAGTTAGGTCGTAAAGTTCGCTATTTGAAGATTTTTAGAGATAATGTATCATCAAATAAAGCTCTAGTTTATATGCATGGCGGAGCTTTTTATGGTGGTACTCCAGAAGATACTTTACCATTTTTAAGTTTTTTAGCCACTAAATTTGCTGGGGTGATTTACAGTGTTGATTATGGAATAGCCCCAGAAAAGCCTTATCCAAACGGCATCATGGATTCATTGTCGGTTGTAGCTGAAGTTCATAAATCGTTTGAAAAGATATCTTTAGCGGGGGATTCCGCCGGTGGTGCGATTGCCTTAGGTGTCAGTCAACTGTGTCATAATTTAGGACTTTGTGAAATAGAGAAGCATGTTTTATTCTATCCCACAGTTGTACATGGTTCTAATCATCAAGGCTGTTTTTGGAATGATCATGAAATTCCAATTAAAGAAGACCAAAAACGTATTTTGCACAACAATTATACGCAGTTTAAGCAATTGGATTCTATCATGACAAAATATTATGTGAACGGGCAAAATATCGACCTAGAAGCACCAATTATTTCACCATTGTATGCTCAGCCATTAATTTTTAAAAAGGTATTAATGTTGACTGGTGAATTTGATCCATTTAGATTGCAAGATGAAGCTTTTGTCCAAAAAATTGGTTTAGCTGGGTGCGATGCTAAATATATTCGTTATGGTGGCTTAGGACATGCCTTTTTAAATTACATCGGTAAAGTTCCAGCCGTCGAAGATGCTTTGAATATGACAGCTCAATATTTAAACGAGGACAAATAA